In a single window of the bacterium (Candidatus Blackallbacteria) CG13_big_fil_rev_8_21_14_2_50_49_14 genome:
- a CDS encoding glutamate dehydrogenase: MTTDGEQVENSADSSEEQGRLFRDARRRLNKAIQFFPISPDVEEQLKYPKSSLAVSVVIRMDNGSRRAFKGFRVRYDDSRGPSKGGIRFHQNVTLDEVMALAFWMTFKCAVVGIPYGGAKGGVCVDTKELTKTELERLSRTYIEMISDMIGPEVDIPAPDMYTNEIIMGWMSDQYNRIKRGKFPGVITGKPLSLGGSVGRTDATGRGGMNVLRRLEEHLQIHPHQTKVAVQGFGNVGYHCARLLYDAGYQIIAVSNSEGGIYDPDGIDPYSLKQWEQEHKDVLAGAPTKGTSQTIGNEDLLKLPVDVLVPAALENQITSRNAHEIKAKIILELANGPTTADADAILHERGVLVIPDILANAGGVTVSYFEWVQNQTGFYWEIDEVQEKLQKIMEKATISVWETMVEHKCDMRTAAYIEALKKLSQAIEAHGTRYYFNLP, from the coding sequence ATGACAACAGATGGTGAACAGGTGGAAAACTCCGCTGATTCCTCAGAAGAACAAGGCCGTCTTTTTCGTGACGCCCGCCGTCGCTTAAACAAAGCGATTCAATTTTTCCCAATTTCTCCCGATGTGGAAGAACAACTCAAATATCCCAAATCTTCATTGGCGGTTTCTGTTGTGATCCGTATGGACAATGGTTCCCGTCGGGCCTTTAAGGGCTTTCGCGTACGCTATGATGATTCCCGTGGGCCTTCCAAGGGGGGGATTCGTTTTCACCAGAACGTGACCCTCGATGAGGTCATGGCTTTGGCTTTCTGGATGACTTTCAAATGCGCGGTGGTAGGCATTCCCTATGGAGGAGCCAAAGGGGGCGTTTGCGTAGATACCAAAGAACTCACCAAGACTGAGTTGGAGCGCTTAAGCCGTACGTATATTGAGATGATTTCTGATATGATTGGCCCCGAGGTCGATATCCCCGCGCCCGATATGTATACCAATGAAATTATCATGGGCTGGATGAGCGATCAGTATAACCGGATTAAACGCGGTAAATTCCCTGGCGTGATCACGGGTAAACCGCTCAGCTTGGGGGGTTCTGTCGGGCGTACAGATGCAACAGGCCGTGGTGGCATGAATGTTTTGCGTCGGCTTGAAGAGCACCTTCAAATTCACCCCCACCAAACCAAAGTCGCTGTACAGGGTTTCGGGAATGTAGGTTATCACTGTGCCCGTCTGCTCTATGATGCAGGCTATCAGATCATTGCCGTCAGCAATTCTGAAGGGGGCATTTATGACCCCGATGGCATTGATCCTTACAGCTTGAAACAGTGGGAACAGGAACACAAAGACGTTTTGGCTGGTGCGCCGACCAAAGGCACGTCTCAGACCATTGGCAATGAAGACTTGCTGAAATTGCCCGTTGATGTTTTGGTTCCTGCAGCTTTGGAGAACCAAATCACCTCGCGCAATGCCCATGAAATCAAGGCCAAGATTATTTTGGAACTGGCCAATGGCCCGACCACGGCCGATGCTGATGCCATTTTGCATGAGCGCGGCGTGCTGGTTATTCCCGATATTCTCGCCAACGCGGGCGGGGTGACCGTCAGCTATTTTGAATGGGTTCAAAACCAGACAGGTTTCTATTGGGAAATTGATGAAGTCCAGGAAAAACTGCAAAAGATCATGGAAAAAGCCACGATCAGTGTCTGGGAAACCATGGTTGAGCACAAATGCGATATGCGTACTGCGGCGTATATTGAAGCTCTGAAAAAGTTGAGCCAGGCGATTGAAGCCCACGGCACCCGTTACTATTTCAATCTCCCTTAA